In Thermosynechococcus sichuanensis E542, a single genomic region encodes these proteins:
- the leuD gene encoding 3-isopropylmalate dehydratase small subunit produces the protein MSKIERITGRGLPLRGNDIDTDRIIPARFLRCVTFDGLGEHVFADDRQSGRHPFDLPQYQGARILVVNANFGCGSSREHAPQAIARWGIQAIVGESFAEIFAGNCLAMGVPCLTAAPEQVQALQTLLEDQPSTELTLDLHSLTLTAGDQVIPLTMAESTRQMLLSGQWDACGQLLANRDKIHEVAARLPYVQWAVN, from the coding sequence ATGAGCAAGATTGAACGCATAACAGGTCGTGGCCTGCCTCTACGGGGCAACGATATTGATACGGATCGTATTATTCCCGCACGGTTTCTCCGCTGCGTCACCTTTGATGGCCTTGGCGAACACGTTTTTGCCGACGATCGCCAGTCGGGGCGACACCCTTTTGACCTGCCGCAGTACCAAGGGGCACGCATTCTAGTGGTGAATGCCAATTTTGGCTGTGGCTCTAGTCGCGAACACGCCCCCCAAGCGATCGCCCGTTGGGGGATTCAAGCAATTGTTGGCGAAAGCTTTGCCGAGATTTTTGCGGGGAACTGCTTGGCGATGGGGGTTCCCTGTCTAACGGCAGCCCCAGAACAGGTACAAGCTCTGCAAACCCTCCTAGAAGATCAGCCCAGTACGGAACTGACCCTAGACCTGCACTCCCTGACCCTGACGGCTGGGGATCAGGTTATTCCACTAACCATGGCGGAAAGTACGCGGCAAATGCTCCTTTCGGGTCAATGGGATGCCTGTGGTCAACTCTTGGCCAATCGGGACAAAATTCACGAAGTTGCAGCGCGGCTGCCCTATGTGCAGTGGGCGGTTAATTGA
- a CDS encoding adenosine deaminase: MALYAELHRHLGGSVVPRILWRYFQRNDRALADRFPDYEEFETFYTRPRQSLEEYLELHTLVESVQTPQTLPYFIFRLIRGAYIFENLAYLELRYTPYLRTDPQRSQSDRIEQMADIVKTVGLACQVPEYPIVTSQILCMHTRLPYAVNRAIVDLAASFPQFVCGIDLAGGDSVYGDRMAEFIELYAYARDRGLKTTGHLYETVNGCYPELLPYLQRIGHGIQIPLRYPELLKEVAAAGQCLEVCPTTYFQTGTLESYAQLRLIFERCFEAGVDVAICTDNAGLHNVRLPFEYENLLTHDILNFKELQACQEAAFRHAFAWPHAQPPALLLSNLLQGNSPQPALTSCAIQ, from the coding sequence ATGGCACTGTACGCAGAACTACATCGGCATTTGGGTGGCTCAGTTGTACCGCGTATTCTTTGGCGGTATTTTCAGCGCAACGATCGCGCCCTTGCGGATCGCTTTCCCGACTATGAAGAATTTGAAACTTTTTATACTCGCCCCCGCCAGTCCCTTGAGGAATACCTCGAACTCCACACCCTCGTGGAGAGTGTACAAACGCCGCAAACCTTGCCCTATTTCATTTTTCGCTTGATTCGTGGCGCCTATATTTTTGAAAACTTGGCCTATCTAGAGTTGCGCTATACTCCCTACCTGCGCACCGATCCGCAGCGATCCCAGAGCGATCGCATTGAGCAGATGGCCGACATTGTCAAAACCGTGGGTCTAGCCTGCCAAGTGCCAGAGTACCCAATTGTCACTAGCCAAATTCTCTGTATGCACACACGGCTACCCTATGCAGTAAATCGTGCCATTGTGGATCTAGCGGCGAGCTTTCCCCAGTTTGTCTGTGGCATTGATTTGGCGGGAGGCGATAGTGTCTATGGCGATCGCATGGCGGAATTTATTGAACTCTACGCCTATGCCCGCGATCGCGGTCTGAAAACTACAGGCCACCTCTATGAAACCGTCAATGGCTGCTATCCCGAATTGCTGCCCTACCTGCAACGCATTGGGCATGGCATTCAAATTCCCCTGCGCTATCCAGAGCTGCTTAAAGAAGTGGCGGCAGCCGGTCAATGCCTCGAAGTGTGCCCCACCACCTATTTTCAAACGGGTACCCTCGAGAGCTACGCGCAATTGCGCTTGATCTTTGAACGCTGTTTTGAAGCGGGGGTGGATGTGGCCATCTGTACGGATAACGCGGGTCTGCACAACGTGCGGTTGCCCTTTGAGTACGAAAACTTGCTCACCCACGACATCCTCAACTTCAAGGAGCTGCAAGCCTGTCAGGAAGCAGCCTTTCGCCACGCCTTTGCTTGGCCCCATGCCCAACCGCCGGCCCTATTGCTGAGCAACTTGCTTCAGGGCAATTCCCCCCAGCCTGCACTGACAAGCTGCGCAATCCAGTAA